One window of Pelmatolapia mariae isolate MD_Pm_ZW linkage group LG18, Pm_UMD_F_2, whole genome shotgun sequence genomic DNA carries:
- the rheb gene encoding GTP-binding protein Rheb has protein sequence MPQPKSRKIAILGYRSVGKSSLTIQFVEGQFVDSYDPTIENTFTKMITINGQEYHLQLVDTAGQDEYSIFPQTYSIDINGYILVYSVTSNKSFEVVQVIHEKLLDMVGKVQVPIMLVGNKNDLHMERVISCEEGKALAESWNAAFMESSAKENQTAVEVFRRMILEAEKMDGGVQPGKTSCSMM, from the exons GAAAGTCCTCTTTGACCATCCAGTTTGTGGAAGGCCAGTTTGTTGATTCCTATGACCCAACAATAGAAAACA cATTTACTAAGATGATCACAATAAATGGACAAGAGTACCATCTCCAGCTTGTAGACACAGCAGGGCAG GATGAATACTCAATCTTCCCACAGACTTACTCCATAGATATCAATGGCTACATACTGGTCTATTCAgttacatcaaataaaag CTTTGAAGTTGTACAAGTTATCCATGAAAAACTGTTGGACATGGTGGGAAAAGTTCA AGTTCCAATTATGCTCGTCGGAAACAAGAATGACCTACATATGGAGCG AGTAATCAGTTGTGAAGAGGGAAAAGCATTAGCTGAATCCTGGAACGCTGCCTTCATGGAGTCCTCAGCTAAAGAGAACCAG ACGGCCGTGGAGGTTTTCCGAAGGATGATCCTGGAGGCAGAAAAGATGGACGGTGGCGTGCAGCCAGGAAAAACATCCTGCTCCATGATGTAG